A window from uncultured Desulfobacter sp. encodes these proteins:
- a CDS encoding TIGR01212 family radical SAM protein (This family includes YhcC from E. coli K-12, an uncharacterized radical SAM protein.) has translation MADADRMKRYSDYNAYLRGLFGERVQKISVDAGLTCPNRDGSLSSSGCIYCNAQGSGTGAFARGLSISQQIEAGKIGAVKKYKARKFLAYFQSFTNTYAPVDHLKALYDEALSCEGMVGMAVGTRPDCVDQEKIDLLDSYTKNYLIWLEYGLQSVHNATLALINRGHDFKAFETAMALAAPKTKLNVCAHIILGLPGETRDMMLDNARVLCDLGVNGVKIHLLYVVRGTALDTMYAQGRYTPLEQQAYVDLVCDFLERLPRSMIIQRITGDPHADELVAPLWSARYRETFNMIQHALEARDSYQGKCRA, from the coding sequence TTGGCAGATGCGGACCGAATGAAGCGTTACTCGGATTATAATGCCTATCTGCGCGGCCTGTTTGGTGAGCGCGTGCAGAAAATTTCCGTGGATGCCGGGCTGACCTGCCCGAACCGGGATGGAAGCCTGTCGTCGTCCGGATGTATTTACTGCAACGCACAAGGGTCGGGTACCGGGGCCTTTGCCAGGGGGCTTTCCATTTCCCAGCAGATTGAAGCCGGCAAGATCGGCGCCGTAAAAAAATACAAGGCCAGGAAATTTCTTGCCTATTTTCAGTCTTTTACCAATACCTATGCCCCGGTGGATCATCTTAAAGCCTTATATGATGAGGCCCTCTCCTGTGAGGGCATGGTCGGCATGGCTGTGGGCACAAGGCCCGACTGTGTGGACCAGGAGAAGATTGATCTGCTTGACTCATATACAAAAAACTATCTTATCTGGCTGGAATACGGGCTTCAGTCCGTCCACAACGCCACCCTTGCACTGATTAACCGGGGGCATGATTTCAAGGCTTTTGAAACGGCCATGGCCCTGGCTGCCCCTAAAACCAAACTGAATGTCTGTGCCCATATTATCCTGGGTCTGCCCGGAGAAACCCGGGATATGATGCTGGATAATGCCCGGGTTCTATGCGATTTGGGGGTAAACGGCGTCAAAATTCACCTGCTTTATGTGGTCCGCGGCACTGCTTTGGATACGATGTATGCCCAAGGCCGGTACACGCCTTTGGAACAGCAGGCGTATGTGGACCTGGTCTGCGATTTTCTGGAGCGGCTGCCCAGGTCCATGATCATCCAGCGGATCACAGGGGATCCCCATGCCGATGAGCTTGTGGCCCCGTTATGGTCGGCCCGGTACCGGGAGACATTCAACATGATTCAGCATGCCCTTGAAGCCCGGGATTCCTACCAGGGAAAATGCCGGGCCTAA
- a CDS encoding DEAD/DEAH box helicase: MSFTQFQFYPGIQSGIRDAGYTRPTPIQQQAIPPVLEGKDILGLAQTGTGKTVAFVLPILQHLLTTDRTASSAAPSALIMAPTRELAEQIHESIITMAKHIPVKSAAVYGGVGKNPQIKALKQGVDIVVACPGRLLDLMSEKALRLNEIDTLVLDEADQMLDMGFLPDIRRIIRSLPQKRQTLVFSATMPKMIEKLVQDILNQPVKVHINRTGPAPQISHSRFNVQKEKRTDLLKTLFEKNGMDSTIVFTRTKHKAKSLAVQLKKSGFNAVSLQGNLSQNQRRKAMEGFRSGSFKILVATDIAARGIDVSGVSHVINYDLPDTVETYIHRTGRTGRANKPGQAYTFTTREDNKTITLIEKALGRKITEESLLPA; encoded by the coding sequence ATGAGTTTTACCCAGTTTCAATTTTACCCCGGCATCCAGTCGGGTATTCGTGACGCGGGCTACACCCGCCCGACCCCAATCCAGCAGCAAGCCATCCCTCCGGTTCTTGAAGGCAAAGATATCCTTGGCCTGGCCCAGACCGGCACCGGAAAAACCGTAGCCTTTGTGCTGCCCATTCTCCAGCACTTGCTCACCACAGACCGCACCGCATCATCCGCCGCGCCGTCCGCACTGATCATGGCCCCCACCAGGGAACTGGCCGAACAGATCCATGAAAGTATCATCACGATGGCAAAGCACATCCCGGTTAAAAGCGCAGCCGTTTACGGTGGGGTCGGAAAAAATCCTCAGATCAAGGCCCTTAAACAGGGCGTGGACATTGTTGTGGCATGCCCGGGACGACTTCTGGATCTCATGAGTGAAAAGGCCCTGCGCCTTAATGAGATTGACACCCTTGTTCTGGACGAGGCCGACCAGATGCTTGACATGGGATTTTTGCCTGATATCCGGCGAATTATCCGGTCTTTGCCCCAAAAACGCCAGACCCTGGTTTTCTCTGCGACCATGCCCAAAATGATCGAAAAGTTGGTCCAGGACATTTTAAACCAACCCGTCAAAGTCCATATCAACCGGACCGGTCCCGCGCCCCAGATCTCCCACAGCCGGTTTAATGTCCAGAAGGAAAAGCGCACGGACCTGCTCAAAACCTTGTTTGAAAAAAACGGTATGGACAGCACCATTGTATTTACGCGGACCAAACATAAAGCCAAAAGCCTTGCCGTCCAGTTAAAAAAATCGGGATTCAACGCCGTCTCCCTACAGGGGAATTTATCCCAGAACCAGCGGCGCAAAGCCATGGAAGGATTTAGAAGCGGCTCCTTCAAAATCCTTGTGGCAACGGATATTGCCGCCAGGGGAATCGACGTATCAGGGGTTTCCCATGTGATCAATTATGACCTGCCGGATACAGTTGAAACCTATATTCACAGAACAGGCAGAACGGGAAGGGCGAATAAACCCGGCCAGGCATACACCTTTACAACCCGGGAAGATAATAAAACTATCACCCTGATCGAAAAAGCCCTGGGCAGAAAAATAACAGAGGAGTCCCTGCTTCCTGCTTAA
- a CDS encoding cold-shock protein, which translates to MAKGTVKWFSETKGFGFIEVEDGGKDVFVHHSGINATGFKTLNEGDQVTFDIEQGPKGPAAANVTLI; encoded by the coding sequence ATGGCAAAAGGTACCGTAAAGTGGTTCAGCGAAACTAAAGGTTTTGGATTTATCGAAGTAGAAGATGGTGGAAAAGATGTCTTTGTTCATCATTCAGGAATTAACGCAACAGGTTTTAAGACTCTGAACGAAGGCGATCAGGTTACATTTGACATTGAGCAGGGCCCTAAAGGTCCGGCTGCTGCAAATGTTACATTGATCTAG
- a CDS encoding FAD:protein FMN transferase, with protein MSETKYITKFIFTLMLLIGTTLLLPDQSMATQEYVFTGQTMGTSYSIKMISAKPLSRSLWQEKIDLRLKQVNARLSMYQKDSELSRFNAAPKDQSFKVSEDFYQVLDQCRQLYTLTDGAWDGTIKPLVDLWGFGTKGRRDTAPETEQIETALKRIGFNKLKIGDHDLTKTQTGITLDLGSIAKGYGVDEIGRLIKEGGIENFLVEIGGELVGSGENKHRKAWVVGIANPQKGFLNAGLYKEVRLDNKAIATSGNYRNYFEKNGHVYSHIISPKTGYPVENGVVSASVISDTCTRADGLATALMVMDTQQALTLINSLENTECLIIRQDGKKRTALRSAGFKSYELGF; from the coding sequence ATGTCTGAAACCAAGTATATAACAAAGTTTATCTTTACGCTCATGCTGCTTATTGGAACAACCCTGCTTTTACCTGATCAATCTATGGCAACCCAGGAGTATGTATTCACCGGCCAGACAATGGGAACCAGCTATTCCATCAAGATGATTTCCGCCAAACCGCTGTCCAGAAGCTTATGGCAGGAAAAAATCGATCTTCGCCTGAAACAGGTGAATGCCCGTTTGTCCATGTACCAGAAAGACAGTGAACTGTCCCGGTTCAATGCCGCACCCAAAGACCAAAGTTTCAAGGTCTCCGAAGATTTCTACCAGGTGCTGGACCAATGCAGGCAACTGTATACCCTGACCGACGGGGCCTGGGACGGCACGATCAAACCCCTGGTGGACCTGTGGGGTTTCGGCACAAAAGGGCGGCGGGATACGGCGCCTGAAACGGAACAGATCGAAACGGCGCTTAAACGTATCGGATTTAACAAGCTTAAAATCGGGGATCATGATCTGACAAAAACCCAGACCGGCATCACACTGGATTTAGGCTCCATCGCCAAAGGGTACGGCGTGGATGAAATTGGCCGCCTGATCAAGGAAGGCGGCATTGAAAACTTTCTTGTGGAGATCGGCGGAGAACTTGTCGGCTCAGGAGAAAACAAGCATCGCAAGGCATGGGTCGTGGGAATTGCAAATCCCCAAAAAGGCTTTTTGAACGCCGGTCTGTACAAAGAAGTGCGCCTGGACAACAAGGCCATCGCCACCAGCGGCAATTACAGAAACTATTTTGAAAAAAACGGGCACGTATACTCCCACATTATCAGCCCGAAAACCGGTTATCCGGTTGAAAACGGCGTGGTCTCGGCATCGGTAATCTCCGATACCTGCACCCGGGCCGACGGCCTTGCCACAGCACTGATGGTCATGGACACCCAGCAGGCCCTGACACTTATCAACAGCCTTGAAAACACCGAATGCCTCATCATCCGCCAGGACGGTAAAAAAAGAACAGCACTGCGGTCAGCCGGATTCAAGTCCTACGAACTCGGGTTTTGA
- a CDS encoding VOC family protein gives MKINELSTCFCTNDVDKCREFYTKHFAAKIIFDCGWYVNLSFGEEGPTIQFMQPQENMPTYGGTGIMLNFKVENVDAEHDRLMDAGFQTAMPLEDHPWGDRGFSVIDPIGNSVYIYSDREPAEEFKQYYKR, from the coding sequence ATGAAAATCAATGAATTGTCTACATGCTTTTGCACAAATGATGTCGATAAATGTCGTGAATTTTACACCAAACATTTTGCCGCAAAAATTATTTTTGACTGTGGTTGGTACGTTAATTTAAGCTTTGGCGAAGAGGGCCCAACGATTCAGTTCATGCAGCCACAAGAAAATATGCCGACATATGGCGGGACAGGCATCATGCTGAATTTTAAAGTTGAAAATGTAGATGCTGAACATGATCGGCTGATGGATGCCGGCTTTCAAACAGCAATGCCTTTGGAAGACCATCCCTGGGGAGATAGAGGATTTTCTGTCATTGATCCCATTGGTAATTCCGTTTATATCTATTCTGACAGAGAACCGGCAGAGGAATTTAAGCAATATTATAAGCGCTGA
- a CDS encoding hybrid sensor histidine kinase/response regulator, translating to MGAKQKAIDKQSVMVVEDSEPDIDALVACLGGNYQVRVATDGDSALQSMREDTPDIVLLDILMPGMDGFEVCRQIKADPKLQDVLIIFVTSLTDAVDETKGLELGAVDYITKPFNFAVIRAKIKTHLALALAKKKLSYQNRILKENIELREQVEQIHRHDLKTPIQVVLGAAQIMLNAEAMDETNRQKLLQEQINACFTMIDMLNRTMVLYKMEQNNCPVNVTPVDIMPVFDRISTAFGKSMAQKQVQLNISINGAPADADTPCIISCDEMLFYIMINNLFSNALEASPNGGSVAIRILGPARGDIKIEIENQGLIPKPIRHKFFDKFVTYGKSQGTGIGTYSAKLMAQLHGGSIHFSLSKQTGTTTIAVNLPQ from the coding sequence ATGGGGGCGAAACAAAAAGCCATAGATAAACAGTCGGTAATGGTGGTTGAAGACAGCGAACCGGACATTGACGCGCTGGTGGCGTGTTTAGGCGGCAACTACCAGGTCCGGGTCGCAACGGACGGGGACAGTGCCCTGCAGAGCATGCGGGAGGATACGCCGGACATTGTGTTGCTGGACATCCTGATGCCGGGCATGGACGGCTTTGAAGTATGCCGGCAAATCAAGGCGGATCCCAAGTTGCAGGACGTACTGATCATCTTTGTTACCAGTTTGACCGACGCCGTGGATGAAACCAAGGGGCTGGAGCTGGGCGCGGTGGACTATATCACCAAACCCTTTAACTTTGCCGTGATTCGCGCCAAGATAAAAACGCATCTGGCGCTGGCCCTGGCCAAAAAGAAACTGTCGTACCAGAACCGCATTCTCAAAGAGAACATCGAGCTGCGCGAACAGGTGGAACAGATTCATCGCCACGATCTGAAAACCCCGATTCAGGTGGTGTTAGGGGCGGCACAGATCATGCTGAACGCTGAAGCCATGGATGAAACCAACCGGCAAAAGCTGCTGCAGGAGCAGATCAATGCCTGTTTTACCATGATTGATATGCTTAACCGGACCATGGTGTTGTATAAAATGGAACAGAATAACTGTCCGGTGAATGTAACCCCGGTGGATATCATGCCCGTTTTTGACCGCATTTCCACGGCCTTTGGCAAAAGCATGGCACAAAAACAGGTCCAGTTGAATATCTCCATCAACGGAGCACCTGCCGATGCGGACACGCCCTGCATCATCTCATGCGATGAGATGCTTTTTTACATCATGATCAATAATTTGTTCTCCAATGCCCTGGAGGCGTCCCCCAATGGCGGCAGCGTTGCCATCCGAATCCTTGGCCCGGCCCGGGGCGACATAAAGATAGAAATAGAAAACCAGGGGCTGATCCCCAAGCCCATCCGTCATAAATTTTTTGATAAATTTGTCACCTATGGCAAATCCCAGGGCACCGGTATCGGCACCTATTCGGCGAAGCTTATGGCACAACTGCATGGCGGAAGCATTCATTTTTCTTTGTCCAAGCAGACCGGAACCACCACGATAGCAGTGAACTTGCCCCAGTAA
- a CDS encoding two-component system response regulator — translation MTDLSQMRVLVVDDVETNVDILVEALGDDYHVSVAMDGESALEIIEDTPPDIILMDIMMPGMDGYEVCERLKSKTATRDIPVVFLTALSEEENEAKGLALGAVDYITKPFRAALVKARVKNHLELKQHKDHLENLVARRTREVLLTQEISMECIGTLAEFRDPETGGHIKRTQHYIKALADQLKTLPQFRRILDEETIDRIYKCAPLHDIGKVAIPDTILKKPGKLTKEEFDVMKTHTTHGYEVLLSAKTRLDTGNYLKCAAAIALTHHEKWDGSGYPKGLSADNIPVEGRLMAIADVYDALVSRRVYKAPTPHSQAIAIILEGGGTHFDPEMVAVFKQHAETFRAIAIEFADHDDEIKTLQC, via the coding sequence ATGACCGACTTATCCCAGATGCGCGTTCTTGTTGTGGATGATGTTGAAACCAATGTGGATATTCTGGTGGAAGCCCTTGGCGACGATTACCATGTCAGCGTGGCCATGGATGGCGAATCGGCCCTGGAAATCATTGAGGATACACCGCCTGATATTATTCTTATGGATATCATGATGCCCGGCATGGACGGCTACGAAGTGTGTGAACGGCTTAAATCCAAAACCGCGACACGGGATATTCCAGTTGTATTTTTAACGGCCCTGTCCGAAGAGGAAAACGAGGCCAAGGGACTTGCCCTGGGCGCGGTGGACTACATTACAAAACCGTTCAGGGCGGCACTCGTAAAGGCGCGTGTTAAAAACCATCTGGAATTAAAACAGCACAAAGATCATTTGGAAAATCTGGTTGCCAGAAGAACCCGGGAAGTCCTCTTGACCCAGGAAATCAGCATGGAGTGCATCGGCACCCTGGCTGAATTCCGTGATCCGGAGACCGGCGGGCATATCAAGCGGACCCAGCATTACATCAAAGCCCTGGCAGACCAGCTTAAAACCTTGCCCCAGTTCAGGCGAATTCTGGATGAAGAGACCATTGACCGGATCTATAAATGTGCGCCATTGCATGACATTGGAAAAGTGGCCATACCGGATACCATTCTCAAAAAACCGGGGAAACTGACCAAAGAAGAATTCGATGTGATGAAGACCCACACCACCCATGGATACGAGGTGCTGCTGTCCGCCAAAACACGCCTGGATACAGGCAATTATCTGAAATGTGCCGCAGCCATTGCCCTGACCCACCATGAAAAATGGGACGGCTCCGGTTATCCAAAGGGGCTTTCAGCGGATAATATTCCTGTGGAAGGGCGGTTAATGGCCATTGCAGACGTATACGACGCCCTGGTCTCCAGGCGGGTGTACAAGGCTCCCACGCCCCATTCACAAGCCATCGCCATTATTCTTGAGGGAGGGGGAACACATTTTGATCCTGAAATGGTAGCGGTTTTTAAACAGCACGCCGAAACATTCAGGGCCATTGCCATCGAATTTGCAGACCATGATGATGAGATTAAGACGCTGCAGTGTTAG
- a CDS encoding transporter substrate-binding domain-containing protein — MVPNRYIAGLTYILITLFLFASIFAASTCQAQTHPKQIVVAVGTDSIPYYFLDQENHPAGLVVDIWKLWARQTGINVVFTPLPFYQTLLSVEKGEADVHAGCFFSANRSKTLDFISPVAKVRTHFFVKKNILGVNQLKDLRGFRIGIIKGDAAIDYLRQKLPDATLAVYPDNQALFEAVKAGEILAFVKDTHIALAMLKQKEIMDRFRYFDQEPLYEADWLCAVRRGNKVLGDIVRKGMQEIPREKQDAVFRKWIGTARNQAPNAKEVNTLTIACCNAYPPMSMISAAGHPSGMLVDIWRLWATKTGRKINFKFFSLEDSLKAITDGRADIHSGLCESKAPQNTIAFSRPFYRIESGFFYKLGPDVPETLADLQGNRVGTYAGTTPLSHLEKKDRGFLVYPTDQDLLQEASQGTFDVFFAERPYVSAQLERRGEQGIYDLLSQGKMTQPIYAGVAKKNDSLLETVNKGLAAISDVELADVEARWIKDPSLRQFNNSAMTSILTPEENAWLKSHQVIQLLGDTSWPPIGFSDPAGRYEGVAADYINLIGRRLGIRFEVISDYTWNQMTGLIKSGKANGISCMVQEEELAQWLSFSEPYFVSPHVIVTKKQAPAIFGIKNLAGKTLAIEEGVFLQSRLKKQYSKIILKPVKNTVEALESVANGTAYAYVGNLMVIKYLLNAKGIDTLKIAAPAPWPESRLRLGIRKDWPLLLSAVNKAIENISQESHRLINRHWMANLRDTAPKALLLSRGEKEWLKAHQTVRLGIDPAWPPFEFYDKDHGYSGLAAEYIQKIEARLNISMRPRTGLTWPQALDLGQQKEVDLFPCIVPSPKRAQFLNFTNPYLFFPMVIAAGTDFPFISGLDDLDGKTIAVVQGYVSQEILQKDFPELKLSLVKSVSDGLKQISQNRADVFVGNLASITYCTRQTGLTNIKISAVTPYKFKLSMGVRKDWPQLVSILDKVIENMTESEKNKIRDDWVRMQFEHKTNWAILWKWIIGMTLVSSTILGIILFSNNKLKKAEASLRQSHENLAMAMAVAKEEKQKALAADRAKGQFLANMSHEIRTPMNAIIGMTHLLMQTRLDTQQTDYAAKIDTSAKSLLNLINDILDFSKIEAGKMDMEIVDFSLDETIEKLADLITVKALAKKDLEVQFNVDPQIPNNLKGDPLRLNQVLVNLGNNAVKFTEKGQIIVSVDLLERQKDRGILKFSVTDSGIGMTPEQQKKLFKVFSQADSSTTRKYGGTGLGLAISKRIVEMMGGQISLESTAGKGSTFSFTLPMEFGPKERPKHKRDIQTLSTTILGASILLVEDHDINQQVAREILESAGFFVRIANNGKEALDMVLSQEFDLVLMDLQMPEMDGYQATREIRRHKTAGELPIVAMTASAMPRDREKAMAAGMNAHVSKPIDLKELFQTLSEWIKPGDRPLPKSFGKNSDKKSDLDDVPGISVHQALSRLDKNETLYLALLEKFKQNYAHADRDLNELIEQGQDEDARRLAHSIKGVAGNIGITALQAAAADLETAFRDKASSEYNALMRTFSQALLSALSSAAQLTRSVAKEAALPRNLEIKSETELALMLGDLAPFVKKREAKPAKDRIKKITDLAWPKHIESDIAELSRLISRYQFKPATELLETIMLKLENIG, encoded by the coding sequence GGATTTCGCATCGGCATCATCAAAGGGGATGCCGCCATTGATTATCTGCGTCAGAAATTACCCGATGCCACCCTGGCCGTATATCCGGATAACCAGGCACTATTTGAAGCGGTGAAGGCCGGCGAGATCCTTGCGTTTGTCAAGGATACCCATATCGCTTTGGCCATGCTCAAACAAAAGGAGATCATGGACCGCTTTCGGTACTTTGACCAGGAGCCGCTTTACGAAGCGGACTGGCTTTGTGCCGTGCGCCGTGGGAATAAGGTTTTGGGCGACATCGTACGAAAAGGGATGCAGGAAATTCCCCGGGAAAAACAAGACGCAGTTTTTCGTAAATGGATCGGCACCGCCCGAAACCAAGCCCCCAATGCCAAGGAAGTCAACACATTGACCATTGCCTGCTGCAATGCCTACCCGCCCATGTCCATGATCAGTGCCGCCGGCCATCCCTCGGGCATGCTGGTGGATATATGGCGGTTATGGGCCACCAAAACCGGCCGAAAAATAAATTTTAAATTTTTCAGTTTGGAAGATTCTTTGAAAGCCATCACCGACGGCCGGGCAGATATCCATTCAGGCCTTTGCGAATCAAAAGCCCCCCAGAACACCATTGCATTCTCCCGGCCATTTTACAGGATTGAAAGCGGATTTTTTTATAAACTGGGCCCCGATGTCCCGGAAACCCTGGCCGATTTACAGGGAAACCGTGTCGGCACCTACGCCGGCACCACGCCGTTAAGCCATTTAGAGAAAAAAGACAGGGGTTTTCTGGTATACCCCACGGATCAGGATCTGCTCCAGGAGGCATCCCAGGGAACATTTGACGTTTTCTTTGCAGAACGGCCTTATGTCTCGGCCCAACTTGAACGACGGGGCGAACAAGGCATTTATGATCTTTTGTCCCAGGGAAAAATGACACAGCCCATTTATGCGGGGGTGGCAAAAAAGAACGATAGTCTCTTGGAGACAGTCAACAAAGGCCTTGCCGCCATCTCCGATGTTGAACTGGCAGACGTTGAAGCACGCTGGATCAAAGACCCCTCTTTGAGGCAATTTAATAACAGCGCCATGACCAGCATCCTGACTCCGGAGGAAAACGCCTGGCTCAAATCCCATCAGGTAATTCAATTGTTGGGAGATACCAGTTGGCCGCCCATCGGATTTTCAGACCCCGCGGGCCGATATGAAGGGGTTGCTGCGGACTATATTAATCTGATCGGACGCCGGCTGGGCATTCGGTTTGAAGTCATCAGCGACTACACCTGGAATCAAATGACTGGGCTTATAAAATCAGGAAAAGCCAACGGTATCAGCTGTATGGTCCAAGAAGAAGAACTGGCCCAATGGCTGTCATTCAGTGAACCCTATTTTGTCAGCCCCCATGTCATTGTAACAAAAAAACAGGCGCCCGCCATTTTCGGCATCAAGAATCTGGCCGGAAAAACACTGGCCATTGAAGAAGGGGTATTTCTTCAATCCAGACTGAAAAAACAATATTCGAAAATCATACTGAAACCGGTTAAAAATACGGTGGAAGCCCTTGAAAGTGTGGCCAACGGGACGGCCTATGCCTATGTGGGAAATCTGATGGTAATTAAATATCTGTTAAATGCAAAGGGGATTGATACGCTCAAAATCGCAGCCCCGGCACCCTGGCCGGAATCCAGGCTCCGACTTGGCATCCGCAAGGACTGGCCGCTTCTGCTTTCTGCCGTTAACAAAGCCATTGAAAACATCTCCCAGGAATCCCACCGGCTGATCAACCGGCACTGGATGGCAAACCTCAGGGATACGGCCCCCAAAGCCCTGCTGCTGTCCCGCGGGGAAAAGGAATGGCTCAAGGCCCATCAGACCGTAAGGCTGGGGATTGATCCGGCCTGGCCGCCCTTTGAATTCTACGACAAGGATCACGGCTATTCAGGCCTGGCCGCCGAATATATTCAAAAAATTGAAGCCAGACTCAACATCTCCATGCGACCCCGGACCGGCCTGACCTGGCCCCAGGCATTGGACCTTGGGCAACAAAAAGAAGTTGACCTGTTTCCCTGCATTGTCCCTAGCCCAAAACGGGCACAATTTCTTAATTTTACCAATCCGTATCTCTTTTTTCCTATGGTCATTGCCGCCGGAACAGACTTTCCTTTTATCAGCGGCCTTGACGATCTGGACGGAAAAACCATTGCCGTGGTGCAGGGCTATGTATCCCAGGAAATCCTCCAAAAGGATTTTCCAGAACTTAAACTATCGCTCGTCAAATCAGTCAGCGATGGCCTCAAACAAATCAGCCAGAACAGGGCGGATGTGTTTGTGGGGAATCTTGCCTCCATCACCTATTGCACCAGGCAAACCGGGCTGACCAACATCAAGATTTCGGCGGTAACCCCATACAAATTTAAACTCAGCATGGGGGTACGAAAGGATTGGCCCCAACTGGTTTCCATCCTTGACAAAGTCATTGAAAATATGACCGAATCTGAAAAAAACAAAATCCGGGATGACTGGGTCCGTATGCAGTTTGAGCATAAAACCAACTGGGCCATTCTGTGGAAATGGATAATAGGGATGACCCTTGTCTCATCCACCATTCTGGGCATCATTCTTTTTTCCAACAATAAACTTAAAAAGGCGGAAGCCTCTTTGAGACAAAGCCATGAAAATTTGGCCATGGCCATGGCCGTGGCCAAAGAAGAAAAACAAAAAGCCCTGGCAGCCGACAGGGCAAAAGGCCAGTTTCTGGCAAACATGAGCCACGAAATCCGGACTCCAATGAACGCAATCATCGGCATGACCCACCTGCTCATGCAGACCCGGCTGGACACACAACAGACAGATTATGCCGCCAAGATTGATACCTCGGCCAAATCGCTGCTGAACCTGATCAACGACATTCTGGATTTTTCCAAAATTGAGGCCGGCAAAATGGACATGGAAATTGTGGATTTCAGTCTGGATGAAACCATCGAAAAACTTGCCGATCTGATCACCGTCAAAGCTTTGGCCAAAAAGGATCTTGAAGTGCAGTTCAATGTGGATCCCCAAATTCCGAACAACTTGAAAGGCGATCCCCTAAGACTCAACCAGGTACTGGTCAACCTTGGCAATAACGCCGTTAAATTCACCGAAAAAGGTCAGATCATCGTGTCGGTGGATCTGCTTGAGAGGCAGAAAGATCGGGGAATTTTAAAATTCAGCGTAACGGACAGCGGCATCGGCATGACACCGGAACAGCAGAAGAAACTGTTCAAGGTGTTCAGCCAGGCAGATTCCTCCACAACCCGAAAATACGGCGGAACAGGACTGGGGCTTGCCATTTCAAAACGGATTGTGGAGATGATGGGCGGACAGATTTCCCTGGAAAGCACGGCCGGCAAAGGCAGTACCTTCTCCTTCACCCTGCCCATGGAATTTGGCCCCAAAGAGAGGCCCAAACATAAGCGTGACATACAAACGCTTTCCACAACCATTCTAGGGGCCAGCATTCTTCTCGTGGAGGACCACGACATCAACCAGCAGGTTGCCCGAGAAATTCTGGAAAGCGCGGGGTTTTTTGTCCGGATTGCAAATAATGGAAAAGAAGCGCTCGACATGGTCTTGTCCCAGGAGTTTGACCTGGTACTCATGGATCTTCAAATGCCGGAGATGGACGGGTACCAGGCCACCCGGGAAATACGGCGGCACAAAACCGCAGGGGAACTGCCCATTGTGGCCATGACGGCATCCGCCATGCCCCGGGACCGGGAAAAGGCCATGGCTGCAGGCATGAATGCCCATGTGAGCAAACCCATTGATTTAAAGGAGCTGTTCCAGACCCTTTCCGAGTGGATCAAACCCGGAGACCGGCCTCTGCCAAAGAGCTTTGGAAAAAATTCGGATAAAAAGAGCGACCTGGATGATGTCCCAGGCATATCCGTACACCAGGCCCTCTCACGTCTGGATAAAAATGAGACGCTCTACCTGGCGCTTCTGGAAAAATTCAAACAAAACTATGCCCATGCGGACCGGGATTTAAATGAACTCATTGAACAGGGGCAGGATGAAGATGCCAGGCGATTGGCACATTCCATCAAAGGCGTGGCCGGTAATATCGGCATAACAGCGCTGCAGGCGGCGGCAGCCGATCTGGAGACAGCTTTTCGCGACAAGGCGTCTTCTGAATATAACGCACTGATGAGAACGTTTTCCCAAGCGCTGCTCAGCGCATTATCTTCGGCGGCTCAACTCACCCGATCCGTTGCCAAAGAGGCCGCGTTGCCCAGGAATCTGGAAATAAAGTCTGAAACAGAACTGGCTCTGATGCTGGGCGATCTTGCCCCGTTCGTAAAAAAACGGGAGGCAAAACCGGCAAAAGATCGAATAAAAAAAATAACCGACCTGGCATGGCCAAAGCATATAGAGTCTGATATAGCAGAATTAAGTCGTCTGATTTCCAGATATCAATTCAAACCGGCGACAGAACTTCTTGAAACTATAATGTTGAAACTGGAAAACATAGGATAA